The following proteins are encoded in a genomic region of Arachis ipaensis cultivar K30076 chromosome B02, Araip1.1, whole genome shotgun sequence:
- the LOC107627215 gene encoding uncharacterized protein LOC107627215 yields MLEGEAEYWWQGIQRLLQQNEGDIPWDTFRDEFYKKYFSRAARDAKEIELMQLKQEDMIIAEYAHKFDDLCRFSKICQGNPADFEEWKCLNKLVEECSKKAAIARADRREASRRDLIQNLAPQGRNFKANDQYRRQNRNQRNGDFFARNNNNNHNYNLGQERGGQSQGISICSRYGKDHGNRLCQYGTKNCYTCGEPGHMARACPNRFVQNPARTQLLGRISTMTIDDALYSDSVIQG; encoded by the exons ATGCTCGAAGGAGAGGCTGAGtattggtggcaggggatacagcgactgctGCAACAAAATGAAGGTGACATTCCTTGGGATACCTTTAGGGAcgaattctataagaagtattttTCGAGAGCGGCACGTGACGCTAAGGAGATAGAGCTTATGCAACTAAAGCAAGAGGATATGATTATTGCTGAGTACGCCCATAAGTTCGATGACTTGTGCCGTTTCTCCAAGATTTGTCAAGGGAACCCGGCCGactttgaggaatggaagtgtctGAA taaactagtGGAAGAATGTTCGAAGAAGGCAGCGATAGCTCGAGCAGATCGTAGGGAGGCCTCACGAAGAGACCTTATTCAGAATTTAGCCCCTCAAGGTCGCAACTTTAAAGCCAATGATCAATATCGGCGCCAAAATAGGAATCAACGGAATGGTGATTTTTTTGCtcgcaacaacaataacaaccatAACTATAATCTGGGACAGGAACGAGGAGGTCAATCTCAGGGTATTTCGATATGCTCAAGGTATGGGAAAGATCATGGTAATAGACTTTGTCAGTATGGAACAAAAAACTGTTATACTTGCGGAGAACCTGGACATATGGCCAGGGCTTGCCCAAATAGGTTTGTTCAAAATCCAGCCAGAACACAACTATTAGGACGAATATCTACCATGACTATTGATGATGCTCTGTACTCAGACTCCGTGATCCAAGGTTAG